In the genome of Ignavibacteriales bacterium, one region contains:
- a CDS encoding outer membrane beta-barrel protein, protein MKTLAILLFPFLLFAQQNYTDNLVLVNGKSFPCMVTSISDEKVEIIYMNYVPEKTILKAVSLITVDKLGEIYSAEKGFSYKTDYLNDFFEKRIDEFNKQKEIAAELERISTENKVVNDKSEIGNVVYRGVQGTEYIVKGDESKNRWSFGVLYVPYFTDRLYNVVISSSNPPSFSTYYITENEINLEGQLAYNFQPDFSVSLDFSYSDTQSEIRSEDHSRGMYNNFDEGEITKSGLSVFDFSIGLKYYLHNRIPGKVSAYVLAGFGKQFAFAEETSEVLFSTYPNTLVFENNVEEYLEDLNSPWHFNLGFGAEYFFNQSLSLVSNIRFLYSATTAKYDSRSTYIGQETTYSSSREYKTSYVNTRFGLGLNFYF, encoded by the coding sequence ATGAAAACTTTAGCAATCCTACTTTTCCCTTTTTTGTTATTTGCTCAGCAAAATTATACTGATAATCTCGTTCTGGTAAACGGAAAATCTTTTCCATGCATGGTGACAAGCATTTCAGATGAAAAAGTTGAAATCATCTATATGAATTATGTACCTGAAAAAACAATATTGAAAGCAGTAAGCCTGATAACTGTTGATAAGCTCGGTGAAATTTATTCAGCAGAGAAAGGATTTAGCTACAAAACAGATTATCTCAATGATTTTTTTGAAAAGCGAATCGATGAGTTTAATAAGCAGAAAGAGATAGCTGCCGAGTTAGAAAGAATCTCAACAGAAAATAAAGTGGTTAATGATAAAAGTGAAATTGGTAATGTAGTGTATAGAGGCGTACAGGGTACCGAATACATTGTTAAAGGAGATGAATCAAAAAACAGATGGTCGTTTGGAGTTCTATACGTACCGTATTTTACTGATAGATTATATAATGTAGTAATCTCGAGTTCAAATCCACCCAGCTTTAGTACTTATTACATTACTGAAAATGAAATCAATTTAGAGGGGCAATTGGCTTACAACTTTCAACCTGATTTTAGTGTATCTCTTGATTTTTCCTATTCGGATACTCAAAGTGAAATCCGGAGTGAAGATCATTCAAGAGGTATGTACAATAATTTTGATGAAGGTGAGATTACTAAAAGCGGTTTATCAGTATTTGATTTCAGTATAGGTTTAAAATATTATCTGCACAACCGTATACCCGGCAAAGTTTCTGCATACGTGCTGGCAGGCTTTGGAAAACAGTTTGCTTTTGCCGAAGAAACTTCTGAAGTATTGTTTTCAACTTATCCGAATACTTTAGTATTTGAAAATAATGTTGAAGAATACCTGGAAGATTTAAATTCACCGTGGCATTTTAATCTTGGGTTTGGTGCAGAATACTTTTTTAACCAATCATTATCACTGGTTTCAAACATAAGGTTTTTGTACTCGGCAACTACTGCCAAATATGATTCAAGGTCTACGTATATAGGCCAGGAAACAACTTATTCGAGCAGCCGTGAGTACAAAACTTCGTACGTCAATACCCGATTCGGGTTGGGATTAAATTTTTATTTTTGA
- the mgrA gene encoding L-glyceraldehyde 3-phosphate reductase, translated as MNYQPDPSRYQKIKYVRCGKSGIRLPKISLGLWHNFGGVDTIENSRKMLHRAFDLGITHFDLANNYGPPPGSAEETFGQILKKDFASYRDELIISTKAGWDMWPGPYGNLGSRKYLIASLDQSLKRMGLDYVDIFYHHRPDLKTPVEESMGALDHIVRSGKALYVGISQYNAEQTLKAVEILEKLGTPCLIHQPRYSMMDRWIENGLTNVLAEKGVGCIVFSPLEQGLLTDKYLNGIPSDSRAGKQGTFLKKESITNEVLSKIKKLNDIAKKRGQSLAQMAIAWVLKNPVVTSALIGASKVEQIDDAYNSLNNTEFSDDELKSIDEILKN; from the coding sequence ATGAATTACCAGCCTGACCCATCACGCTATCAAAAAATAAAATATGTCCGATGCGGAAAAAGCGGAATAAGACTGCCTAAAATTTCACTTGGATTGTGGCACAACTTCGGCGGGGTTGATACAATTGAAAACAGCAGAAAGATGCTTCACCGAGCATTCGACCTTGGTATTACACATTTTGATTTAGCTAATAATTATGGTCCGCCTCCCGGATCTGCTGAGGAAACATTCGGACAAATACTTAAAAAAGATTTTGCGTCTTACCGTGATGAACTTATCATCTCAACAAAAGCAGGATGGGATATGTGGCCCGGACCTTATGGAAATCTTGGCTCAAGAAAATATCTCATCGCAAGTCTTGACCAGAGCCTAAAACGAATGGGACTTGATTACGTCGACATCTTTTATCATCACCGTCCTGATTTAAAAACTCCTGTTGAGGAATCAATGGGCGCACTCGATCATATTGTAAGAAGCGGAAAAGCACTCTATGTTGGAATCTCTCAGTACAACGCTGAACAAACATTGAAAGCTGTTGAGATTCTTGAAAAACTTGGAACGCCCTGTCTTATCCATCAACCCAGATACAGCATGATGGATAGATGGATTGAGAACGGGTTAACAAATGTACTTGCAGAAAAAGGTGTCGGCTGTATTGTGTTTTCCCCGCTTGAACAGGGCTTGCTGACGGATAAGTACTTAAACGGAATTCCTTCTGATTCGAGAGCGGGAAAACAAGGAACATTTTTGAAAAAAGAGTCAATCACAAATGAGGTTCTTTCTAAAATAAAAAAGTTGAACGACATTGCTAAAAAACGCGGACAGTCACTTGCTCAAATGGCGATTGCGTGGGTGTTAAAAAATCCTGTCGTAACTTCAGCTTTGATTGGTGCAAGTAAGGTTGAGCAGATTGATGACGCTTATAATTCACTTAACAATACCGAATTTTCAGATGATGAATTAAAATCGATAGATGAAATTCTGAAAAATTAA
- a CDS encoding bacterioferritin codes for MHEKSIELLNKAVADELLAVHQYMLFHFLCDDQGYDLLAGLFKRTAIEEMLHVEKLAERILFLKGEVIMKVGGEVKNVKDVKKMLETAASMENESARDYNLWANECSKNADSATKQIFEGLVMDEERHFDQYDTEQDNLTKFGDRYLALQSIERSKNISAGRPTE; via the coding sequence ATGCACGAAAAAAGTATCGAACTATTAAACAAAGCTGTTGCAGATGAACTATTAGCTGTTCATCAGTATATGTTATTTCATTTTTTATGTGATGACCAGGGATATGATCTGCTTGCAGGACTTTTTAAAAGAACAGCAATTGAAGAAATGCTACACGTTGAAAAATTAGCCGAAAGAATTTTATTTCTTAAAGGTGAAGTTATTATGAAAGTCGGTGGAGAAGTAAAGAATGTTAAAGACGTAAAGAAAATGCTTGAAACTGCTGCTAGTATGGAAAATGAAAGCGCACGTGATTACAACCTCTGGGCAAACGAATGTTCAAAGAATGCTGACTCCGCAACCAAACAAATTTTTGAAGGTCTGGTTATGGATGAAGAAAGACATTTCGATCAGTACGACACCGAACAGGATAATCTTACAAAGTTCGGCGACAGGTATCTTGCATTACAATCCATCGAAAGAAGTAAAAATATTTCCGCAGGAAGACCTACAGAATAA
- a CDS encoding PAS domain S-box protein, producing MTEEIRVQNTTARILLIDDNIQNISSIENALVNSSYKLIVLKSLSDDLIEILKNDLPDLFLLNQSLLDKGCGIKLFKFIHNEVNVPRIIICDSKHFSERNHSHSDYDFITLPVEPVKLLVSIEVKLYKSRLMKHIQESESRSFALFNGNHAVMLLVDPETGGIHEANKAAEKFYGYSAAQFKSMNISQINVKSRPEIMHIIQKIISGEKNRFYFKHRLASGSVKDVEVFSSPVLFNGRTLLYSIIHDITERRKSEEALAKRDERYKALIQTTGNGFLSMLSNGRIVEANDSACQMLGFEKEELFTKYINDIDANESPQQTQQHIEAVIAEGWDRFETRLRRKNGEIFSVQINVVYINSQGVFLCFVTDISNQKNSEELIRKSEQRLRTVTENVDAIMFSIDCSGIVTMADGKPLRDLGFEPGDIIGKNVFTDFKNIRNISENLTKSLRGIETRDVITIRDLFFKWSAKPQHNLHGEIVGVIGIMSDITNRVKQEHHIKKLSQAVEQSQVSIVITDVQGNIEYVNSKFTSVTGYSFDEAKGQNPRILKSGDQPEEFYKMLWDTITSGKEWTGTFRNKKKNGDLFWEYANISPIVNEAGKITNFVAVKEDITARIEAEDELKKYQLKLEELVEERTGQIKKQNNFFKTLLDTIPNPIFVKNTDGEYTEVNKAFEEFFGIERNYIIGKTVDDVPGGEPAVLAKKYDCELYASHKKVVYETSVVNKEGQQKTLLVYKASFGQGGNTPEGITGLLIDITRQKEYELHTKAALEKEKELNEMKTNFISMTSHEFRTPLTSILSSADLLEMYIEKWTKEKSTGHLKKIQNSVLYMTDMLDKVLTMSRSERGLFTFIPQKFNLQSLVRDIVEESQSQFVTHKINFENQCSAKNVFADPKLISHILNNLISNAIKYSTKNNEINLTAVSDGDKIEFIVSDKGIGIPSDELKMLFEPFFRGRNSGTIKGSGLGLSIVKKAVELHNGSISVDSAFGKGSTFKVRLSCEKNTDIIIPVDNN from the coding sequence ATGACAGAAGAAATACGGGTACAAAATACCACTGCCAGAATTTTACTTATTGATGATAATATTCAAAACATCAGTTCTATTGAAAACGCACTTGTAAATTCATCCTACAAATTGATCGTTTTAAAATCATTATCAGATGATTTAATAGAAATATTAAAAAATGATCTTCCTGATCTTTTCCTTTTGAATCAATCATTGCTTGATAAAGGGTGCGGCATAAAGCTATTTAAATTTATTCACAATGAAGTCAACGTCCCCCGGATTATTATTTGTGATTCAAAACACTTTTCGGAAAGGAATCATTCTCATTCAGACTATGATTTTATAACTCTGCCAGTCGAGCCGGTAAAACTTTTAGTTTCAATTGAAGTGAAACTTTATAAATCCAGGTTGATGAAACATATTCAGGAAAGTGAAAGCAGATCGTTTGCATTGTTCAACGGCAATCATGCTGTCATGCTGCTTGTAGATCCTGAAACAGGGGGTATTCACGAGGCAAATAAAGCTGCTGAAAAATTTTACGGTTATAGTGCTGCGCAGTTCAAATCAATGAACATTAGTCAGATCAACGTAAAATCGAGACCGGAGATAATGCACATTATACAAAAAATTATTTCCGGAGAAAAAAACAGGTTCTATTTTAAACACAGGCTGGCATCCGGTAGTGTCAAAGATGTGGAAGTGTTCAGCAGTCCGGTTCTATTTAATGGGAGAACCTTGTTATACTCAATAATACATGATATTACAGAGCGCAGAAAAAGTGAGGAAGCGCTCGCTAAAAGAGATGAAAGATATAAAGCTTTAATTCAAACTACCGGGAACGGATTTCTTTCAATGCTGTCTAACGGAAGAATTGTTGAAGCGAATGATAGTGCCTGTCAAATGCTTGGTTTTGAAAAAGAAGAACTCTTTACAAAATATATAAATGACATTGATGCGAATGAATCACCGCAGCAAACCCAACAGCACATTGAAGCCGTAATAGCTGAAGGATGGGACAGGTTTGAAACCCGACTGCGCCGTAAAAATGGCGAGATTTTTTCCGTTCAGATAAATGTTGTTTACATAAACTCGCAGGGCGTGTTCCTCTGTTTTGTTACTGATATATCAAATCAGAAAAACAGTGAAGAACTTATACGGAAAAGTGAGCAAAGATTAAGAACCGTAACTGAAAATGTTGATGCAATTATGTTTTCGATTGACTGCAGCGGAATTGTAACAATGGCTGACGGCAAGCCTCTGCGCGATCTTGGATTTGAGCCAGGGGATATTATAGGGAAAAACGTATTTACAGATTTTAAAAATATCAGGAACATATCCGAAAACCTCACAAAGAGTTTGAGAGGGATTGAAACCAGGGATGTGATAACCATACGGGATCTGTTTTTTAAATGGTCTGCGAAACCACAGCACAATCTTCATGGTGAAATAGTAGGCGTAATCGGAATAATGTCTGATATAACCAACAGGGTAAAACAGGAACATCATATTAAAAAGTTATCACAGGCAGTTGAACAAAGCCAGGTATCAATTGTAATAACTGATGTTCAGGGTAATATCGAATATGTAAATTCAAAATTTACAAGTGTAACCGGTTACTCATTTGATGAAGCTAAAGGTCAAAATCCGCGCATTCTGAAAAGCGGTGATCAACCTGAGGAATTTTATAAAATGCTTTGGGATACGATTACTTCAGGGAAAGAATGGACAGGTACATTTCGAAACAAGAAGAAAAACGGTGACCTGTTCTGGGAGTATGCTAACATTTCGCCGATAGTAAATGAAGCCGGAAAAATAACCAACTTTGTCGCAGTGAAAGAAGATATAACCGCAAGGATCGAAGCTGAAGATGAGTTAAAAAAATATCAATTAAAATTAGAAGAACTTGTTGAAGAGCGGACTGGCCAGATCAAAAAGCAAAACAATTTCTTTAAAACTCTTCTTGATACCATACCCAATCCTATTTTTGTAAAAAACACAGATGGTGAATATACCGAAGTTAATAAAGCCTTTGAGGAATTTTTCGGAATTGAACGTAATTATATCATTGGAAAAACTGTTGATGATGTACCGGGAGGCGAACCCGCCGTTCTTGCAAAAAAATACGATTGTGAACTATATGCTTCTCATAAAAAAGTAGTCTATGAAACCAGTGTTGTGAACAAAGAAGGTCAGCAAAAAACACTGCTTGTTTATAAAGCCTCATTCGGACAGGGTGGAAATACTCCGGAGGGAATTACAGGTTTGCTTATCGACATCACCCGCCAAAAGGAATACGAACTTCACACTAAAGCAGCACTTGAAAAAGAAAAAGAACTGAACGAAATGAAAACTAATTTCATCTCGATGACTTCGCACGAGTTCAGAACACCGCTTACTTCAATTCTGTCATCTGCGGATCTTCTGGAGATGTATATTGAAAAATGGACAAAGGAAAAATCAACCGGGCATTTGAAAAAAATACAAAATTCGGTTTTGTATATGACAGATATGCTCGATAAAGTTCTTACAATGAGCAGAAGTGAACGGGGACTTTTTACATTTATTCCTCAGAAGTTTAATCTTCAATCATTAGTAAGGGATATTGTTGAGGAATCACAGAGTCAATTCGTTACTCATAAAATAAATTTTGAAAATCAGTGTTCGGCTAAAAATGTTTTTGCTGATCCCAAATTAATTTCTCACATACTTAATAATCTTATTTCAAATGCGATAAAGTATTCAACAAAGAATAATGAAATCAACCTCACGGCTGTTTCTGATGGTGATAAAATTGAATTTATAGTTTCCGACAAAGGAATCGGAATCCCTTCCGACGAATTAAAAATGTTATTTGAACCCTTTTTCAGAGGCAGAAATTCCGGCACAATAAAAGGCAGCGGACTTGGATTAAGCATAGTTAAAAAAGCGGTTGAATTACACAACGGCTCAATCAGTGTGGATAGCGCTTTTGGTAAGGGAAGCACTTTCAAAGTAAGGCTTTCGTGTGAAAAAAATACGGATATAATAATTCCTGTAGATAACAACTAA
- a CDS encoding response regulator transcription factor — protein sequence MAKILLIEDEDYIRENFFDIFSEDGYEVITASNGSDGIMLARKTLPDIILCDIMMDGINGYEVKEEISSHSETSRIPFIFLTAKSDLNDIRTGLSLGADDYITKPVSAKDLLKSVRNRLKRINDLKSFTDAHSVKPDVIKTERFIVKTSGKTDIVDIKQIVLISASGDYTTVHTADSKKIMMKRSLKNWEKNLDPGSFIRIHRNTILNISFIEKIEPMFKGAFAARIKHHHGTIHFSQRCSALIRKKLSLK from the coding sequence ATGGCGAAAATCCTTTTAATAGAAGACGAAGATTATATAAGAGAAAATTTTTTTGATATTTTTTCTGAAGACGGCTATGAAGTTATCACTGCCTCTAATGGCAGTGATGGAATAATGCTTGCCAGGAAGACACTTCCTGATATTATTTTATGTGATATAATGATGGACGGGATTAATGGTTATGAAGTAAAAGAGGAAATATCCTCACACTCAGAAACTTCCCGCATACCATTTATTTTTCTTACAGCAAAATCTGATTTGAACGATATCAGAACCGGACTTTCTCTCGGTGCCGACGATTATATCACAAAGCCGGTTTCAGCCAAAGATCTTTTAAAGTCGGTTCGGAACAGGTTGAAGAGAATAAATGATTTAAAATCTTTTACCGACGCACATTCGGTAAAACCGGATGTAATAAAGACAGAAAGATTTATTGTTAAAACATCTGGCAAGACGGATATAGTTGATATTAAACAGATAGTCCTTATCTCAGCGTCGGGTGATTACACAACTGTGCATACTGCTGATTCAAAAAAAATTATGATGAAAAGATCTTTAAAAAACTGGGAAAAGAATCTTGATCCAGGTTCGTTCATACGTATTCACAGAAATACAATTTTAAACATCAGTTTCATTGAAAAAATTGAACCTATGTTCAAGGGGGCTTTCGCAGCACGGATAAAACATCATCACGGCACTATTCATTTCAGTCAGCGCTGTTCCGCATTAATCAGAAAAAAACTTTCTCTCAAATAA
- a CDS encoding response regulator, translating into MNDLVLVVEDENDVRSNLEDILLNQNYNVMISSSCEAAIEAANHNKPDIVISDIILPGLSGYDLLNYFRKNPMLSSVPFVFLSSKTSDDDLRYAMNLGADDYLKKPFRATDLIRVITTRIKRKKELNT; encoded by the coding sequence ATGAATGATCTGGTTTTGGTTGTAGAAGATGAGAATGATGTACGAAGTAATCTGGAGGATATTCTGTTGAATCAAAACTACAACGTAATGATATCCTCATCGTGTGAGGCAGCAATTGAAGCGGCAAATCATAACAAACCGGACATTGTAATTTCAGATATAATACTTCCCGGGTTAAGCGGTTACGATCTTCTTAATTATTTCCGCAAAAACCCGATGTTGTCATCAGTTCCATTTGTATTTCTAAGTTCAAAAACTTCCGATGATGATTTGAGATACGCAATGAACCTTGGCGCCGATGACTATCTCAAAAAACCATTCAGGGCTACAGATCTTATCAGAGTAATTACAACCAGGATAAAGCGTAAAAAAGAATTGAATACTTAA
- a CDS encoding chemotaxis protein CheW: MNQTIKGEYDELLQLVSFNLDEEEYGVDILSVREINKMMSITKIPNSPVYVEGVINLRGRIIPVVNLRSKMELTKKENDKHTRIIVVDINNKTIGFIVDRVSEVLRVPRTLMETPPEIVTDTQSKFITAVGKLEDRLLILLDLNKVFSADEYSVKETIN; the protein is encoded by the coding sequence ATCAATCAAACAATTAAAGGGGAATACGACGAACTTCTTCAATTGGTAAGTTTTAATCTTGATGAAGAAGAATACGGTGTTGACATACTCAGTGTGCGCGAAATAAACAAAATGATGTCAATAACAAAGATCCCTAATTCACCCGTATATGTGGAAGGTGTTATTAACCTTCGGGGCAGAATAATACCTGTTGTGAATCTTCGTTCTAAAATGGAATTGACAAAAAAAGAAAATGATAAACACACCCGGATAATTGTGGTGGATATAAATAATAAAACAATCGGGTTTATTGTAGACCGTGTCAGCGAAGTATTACGCGTGCCTCGCACACTTATGGAAACGCCTCCTGAAATAGTGACGGACACACAATCAAAGTTTATTACCGCTGTGGGTAAACTGGAGGACAGGCTTCTTATACTTCTTGACCTGAACAAGGTATTTAGTGCGGACGAATATTCTGTTAAAGAAACTATCAATTGA
- a CDS encoding methyl-accepting chemotaxis protein yields the protein MLNYMKIGMRLALGFAFALIALAFIILFSVTRLSGLDEEVNFMANDRFPKTVWANNIIDNINEGARVIRNILLVTDPSARKTEFDRLPKTAAAIDANVDSLKRTITTTEGKALIQKFEDVRQNQYYPVRERVINEINNGNETAAVEILLTDFREAQRNYMNACKELINYQTELMHQSAILADESYTSSRNLMYIIGLITIIAVLGFGLVITKSIVSPVSLVAERIQQLQTVCITNLGNGLLAMEKGDLTAKVEKATKHLSLNRKDEVGKMADTVDKMITMAQGGIDAYEGVREKIKDLSHETTKLINDAKEGRLDKRADASKFEGAYSEIVTGFNGVLDAVILPVQDGAKVLEEMATGDLTVRVTKEYKGQHQNIKNSINRMGESLSSVISDVAEAVAAAASASTQISSSTEEMAAGAQEQSSQANEVAAAVEQMTTTILQSSKHASSTAQTAKNAGTFARDGGKVVKDTINGMGRIDEVVSAAAITVRELGKSSDQIGEIVQVIDEIADQTNLLALNAAIEAARAGEQGRGFAVVADEVRKLAERTTKATKEIAGMIKKIQVDTNGAVDSIGRGTEEVAKGRELATQAGESLEQIIKGAEEVVDLATQVASASEEQSSAAEQISKNIEAISSVTQQSAAGTQQIARAAEDLNRLTDNLQSLISKFKVDDKKSASKYGVRQNGKIVEV from the coding sequence ATGTTGAACTATATGAAAATCGGAATGCGGCTGGCGCTGGGATTCGCATTTGCTTTAATAGCACTCGCATTTATAATTCTGTTTTCGGTCACAAGGCTTTCAGGTCTTGATGAAGAAGTAAACTTTATGGCTAACGACCGTTTTCCTAAAACAGTATGGGCTAATAATATAATTGACAATATTAATGAAGGCGCGAGAGTAATAAGGAATATTTTGCTTGTTACTGATCCATCGGCAAGAAAAACTGAATTCGACCGGCTTCCAAAAACTGCCGCAGCAATTGATGCCAATGTTGATTCATTAAAGAGAACAATTACAACGACTGAAGGGAAGGCTCTTATTCAGAAGTTTGAGGATGTAAGACAGAACCAATATTATCCTGTCAGGGAGCGGGTAATAAATGAAATAAATAATGGAAATGAAACCGCGGCTGTTGAAATCCTTCTTACAGATTTTAGGGAAGCTCAAAGGAATTACATGAATGCCTGCAAGGAGTTAATTAACTACCAGACCGAACTGATGCACCAGAGCGCTATCCTCGCGGACGAAAGCTATACATCTTCGCGTAATCTCATGTACATCATAGGTTTAATTACAATTATTGCTGTTCTCGGTTTTGGCTTGGTAATTACAAAAAGTATAGTCAGTCCAGTAAGTCTTGTTGCTGAAAGGATTCAGCAATTACAGACAGTCTGTATAACTAATCTGGGTAACGGACTTCTTGCAATGGAAAAAGGCGACCTGACAGCAAAAGTTGAAAAAGCAACCAAACATCTTTCATTAAACAGAAAAGATGAAGTCGGGAAAATGGCTGACACTGTAGATAAGATGATCACAATGGCACAGGGCGGTATTGATGCTTATGAAGGAGTAAGAGAAAAAATAAAAGATCTAAGTCATGAAACCACAAAGCTTATTAACGATGCAAAAGAAGGCAGGCTGGATAAACGGGCTGATGCATCAAAATTTGAGGGGGCTTACAGTGAAATCGTTACAGGATTTAACGGTGTACTTGATGCAGTCATTTTACCTGTTCAGGATGGCGCAAAGGTTCTTGAAGAAATGGCAACGGGTGATCTTACTGTGCGCGTCACAAAAGAGTATAAGGGACAGCATCAGAATATTAAGAACAGCATTAATAGAATGGGTGAATCACTTAGTTCAGTAATAAGTGATGTAGCTGAAGCAGTTGCGGCCGCGGCAAGCGCAAGTACACAGATATCATCAAGCACTGAAGAAATGGCAGCAGGGGCACAGGAACAAAGTTCACAGGCTAATGAAGTTGCGGCAGCGGTTGAACAGATGACAACCACAATACTGCAATCATCCAAACATGCAAGTTCAACTGCGCAGACTGCAAAGAATGCGGGCACGTTTGCGCGTGACGGCGGAAAAGTGGTGAAAGATACGATAAACGGCATGGGGAGAATTGATGAAGTTGTAAGTGCGGCAGCAATAACAGTAAGGGAACTGGGCAAGAGCAGTGATCAGATCGGTGAAATAGTTCAGGTAATAGATGAGATAGCTGATCAGACAAATTTGCTTGCTCTAAATGCAGCAATTGAAGCAGCAAGAGCTGGCGAACAGGGCAGAGGATTTGCGGTTGTTGCTGATGAAGTCCGCAAACTGGCAGAACGAACAACAAAAGCGACAAAAGAAATCGCCGGCATGATTAAGAAAATTCAGGTAGACACCAATGGTGCGGTTGATTCAATTGGGCGGGGGACAGAAGAGGTTGCTAAAGGCAGGGAACTTGCGACCCAAGCAGGGGAGTCCCTCGAACAAATTATCAAAGGTGCCGAAGAAGTTGTTGATCTTGCAACACAGGTTGCATCAGCAAGTGAGGAACAATCAAGTGCTGCTGAACAGATCAGCAAAAATATAGAGGCAATCAGCAGTGTAACTCAGCAAAGTGCGGCAGGTACACAGCAGATTGCCAGGGCGGCTGAAGATCTGAACAGGCTGACAGATAATCTTCAGTCTCTTATCAGTAAATTCAAAGTTGATGATAAGAAATCAGCATCAAAATATGGAGTAAGACAAAATGGTAAGATCGTAGAAGTCTAA